From one Phycisphaerales bacterium genomic stretch:
- a CDS encoding type II secretion system protein, producing MMRTTAQPHGRAFTLIETIAALVILALAIPPMLLALRQASVDRIDPMRFSQARWLATERLEDILADRQSAARGYDYVVEANYFAEPETDASPAFARQVRIVETAPDLQTAGRGCKTVTVTVTWLDSRRRPQCFEVATVLTETHP from the coding sequence ATGATGCGGACCACCGCCCAACCTCACGGCCGCGCCTTCACGCTCATCGAGACCATCGCGGCGCTGGTCATTCTGGCACTGGCGATCCCGCCGATGCTGCTGGCGCTGCGCCAGGCCAGCGTGGACCGCATCGATCCGATGCGCTTCTCTCAGGCCCGCTGGCTGGCCACGGAGCGGCTCGAGGACATTCTCGCCGATCGGCAAAGTGCCGCCCGCGGCTACGACTACGTCGTAGAGGCCAACTACTTCGCCGAGCCGGAGACCGACGCGAGCCCCGCGTTTGCGCGGCAGGTGCGCATCGTCGAAACCGCTCCTGATCTACAGACCGCCGGACGCGGCTGCAAGACGGTGACTGTCACCGTGACCTGGCTGGACTCCAGGCGCCGGCCTCAGTGCTTCGAGGTCGCGACTGTGCTCACGGAGACACACCCATGA
- the dnaB gene encoding replicative DNA helicase produces the protein MISPSDRMTQSPPNPASAPSASAPSSRSGRRRERASVELGALFDRLPPHSVETEMALLGSMILDPKVIGDVILTVKSPDDFYRPAHGAIFASLVELYDRHAAGDLTLLHQRLEEKGVLADIGGVEYLLQLAESVPAAVNAPYYAKVVAEKSLVRRLIGAAGEILHAAYMEGGEVRDVLDAAQRSIFDVVLQFDHEGTRSLSSLLEETLKAIESREQGHITGLATHFRELDEMTSGLQPGEMVIVAARPSMGKTSFALNVAENIALMGTPVGVFSLEMGKQQLAERLLSSRSEVDSHKLRRNMISKHDYHRIATAVGQLSEAPIFIDDTPGLSVLELRAKARRMVAKHAVKLIVVDYLQLMMGSTRESRQQEVAEISRGVKSLARELSVPVICLSQLNRAAENREDHRPRMADLRESGSIEQDADVVMMLHREDYYNQSKPDFEPTNIAELIIAKQRNGPTGTVRLTWVGSSMKFKDFSPMMPPVESMRPSRPAYSPAAPPRASAAPPADLDDGIPI, from the coding sequence ATGATCAGCCCCTCCGATCGCATGACCCAGTCGCCTCCGAATCCCGCCTCAGCTCCTTCCGCCTCTGCCCCGTCGAGCCGCTCCGGCCGCCGGCGCGAACGGGCGAGCGTCGAATTGGGCGCCCTGTTCGATCGCTTGCCGCCGCACTCGGTCGAAACCGAGATGGCGCTGCTGGGCTCGATGATCCTCGATCCGAAAGTGATCGGCGATGTCATTCTGACGGTCAAGTCGCCTGACGACTTCTACCGGCCGGCTCACGGCGCCATCTTCGCCTCGCTGGTCGAGTTGTACGACCGGCACGCGGCGGGCGATCTCACCCTGCTGCACCAGCGGCTCGAGGAGAAGGGCGTGCTGGCGGACATCGGCGGCGTGGAGTACCTGCTGCAACTGGCCGAGAGCGTGCCCGCCGCGGTCAACGCCCCCTACTACGCCAAAGTCGTCGCCGAGAAGTCCCTCGTACGCCGGCTCATCGGCGCGGCCGGGGAAATCCTGCACGCCGCGTACATGGAAGGCGGAGAGGTGCGCGATGTGCTCGACGCCGCGCAGCGCTCCATCTTCGACGTCGTGCTCCAGTTTGATCACGAAGGGACGCGCTCGCTCAGTTCGCTGCTCGAAGAGACGCTCAAGGCCATCGAGTCGCGCGAGCAGGGACACATCACCGGCCTGGCAACGCACTTTCGCGAACTCGACGAGATGACCTCGGGCCTGCAGCCCGGCGAGATGGTCATCGTCGCCGCGAGGCCTTCGATGGGAAAGACCTCGTTTGCGCTCAACGTCGCCGAAAACATCGCGCTGATGGGCACTCCCGTGGGCGTGTTCAGCCTCGAAATGGGCAAGCAGCAACTCGCCGAGCGCCTGCTTTCATCGCGGAGCGAAGTCGATTCGCACAAACTGCGGCGCAACATGATCAGCAAGCACGACTACCACCGCATCGCGACCGCGGTGGGACAGTTGAGCGAGGCGCCGATCTTCATCGACGATACGCCGGGGCTGAGCGTGCTCGAACTCCGGGCCAAGGCGCGGCGGATGGTGGCCAAGCACGCGGTGAAGCTCATCGTGGTGGACTACCTCCAGTTGATGATGGGATCCACGCGCGAATCGCGCCAGCAGGAAGTGGCGGAGATTAGCCGGGGCGTCAAGTCGCTGGCGCGCGAGTTGAGCGTTCCCGTCATCTGCCTGAGCCAGTTAAACCGCGCCGCCGAGAATCGCGAAGACCACAGGCCGCGGATGGCAGACCTGCGCGAGTCGGGCTCGATCGAGCAGGACGCCGACGTGGTGATGATGCTCCACCGCGAGGACTACTACAACCAGAGCAAGCCGGACTTCGAGCCGACCAATATCGCCGAACTCATCATCGCCAAGCAGCGAAACGGGCCGACCGGCACCGTCCGCCTGACATGGGTGGGCAGCAGCATGAAGTTCAAGGACTTCTCGCCGATGATGCCGCCCGTGGAGTCGATGCGCCCTTCGCGACCGGCCTACAGCCCGGCGGCGCCGCCTCGTGCGTCAGCCGCTCCGCCGGCTGACCTCGACGACGGCATTCCTATCTGA
- a CDS encoding type II/IV secretion system protein has product MNESAEFLGKALVEEGLLSRAQLSQAAALAGEADCTLDEAIETLALLPADRIAMTKAQICEAPYADLSQFEINLSNCRLIPRALARQHLCIPLFVIDDVVALGIEDPLNLQALDQVRQLVRREVDPILCEPKALRDLIERAYALTGVEAEDRTGGEVEVEEGETGPIVLAVNTLLADAIRSGASDVHVNPDQGEMHIRYRIDGVLHKRQGPPLSMHSKIVQRLKVMAGLDVTQTRRPQDGKFRFVHGERRVDVRLSVMPTVTGENAVIRILNAGSTILTFAELGIDPTTAGQLEQILAQPHGMLLVTGPTGSGKTTTLYSAISRINTLQLNIITIEDPVEIRVPLVRQVQVNPEIGLTFASTLRSVLRQDPDVVLVGEIRDEETAAIALQASLTGHLVLSTLHTNDAAGAIARLTDFGLPPFVINSAVSGVLAQRLVRRVCEQCAAPDDPAPFHVAQFDLHDVRGLRRGQGCPRCLQSGYQGRIGLYELIRFSAPLQEAVAGGSSTDEIRRVAMREGARLMWQDGLDKARMGLTTIDEVARMVMVDQTAYAGAAAPRRMSA; this is encoded by the coding sequence ATGAACGAGTCGGCTGAATTCCTCGGCAAAGCGCTCGTTGAAGAGGGCCTTCTCAGCCGCGCTCAACTCAGTCAGGCCGCGGCTCTGGCCGGCGAGGCCGACTGCACGCTCGACGAGGCCATCGAAACGCTGGCGCTTCTGCCGGCCGATCGAATCGCCATGACCAAGGCGCAGATCTGCGAAGCGCCCTATGCCGATCTCTCGCAATTCGAGATCAACCTCTCCAACTGCCGCCTCATTCCCCGTGCTCTGGCGCGCCAGCACCTGTGCATTCCGCTGTTTGTCATCGATGACGTCGTGGCTTTGGGGATCGAAGATCCGCTCAATCTGCAGGCGCTCGACCAGGTGCGCCAACTGGTCCGCCGCGAGGTCGATCCGATTCTGTGCGAGCCCAAGGCGCTGCGCGACCTTATCGAGCGCGCCTACGCGCTGACGGGAGTCGAGGCCGAGGATCGCACAGGCGGCGAAGTCGAAGTGGAGGAGGGCGAGACCGGGCCGATCGTGCTCGCCGTCAACACGTTGCTCGCAGATGCGATCCGCAGCGGCGCTTCGGACGTTCACGTCAACCCTGATCAGGGCGAGATGCACATCCGCTACCGCATTGACGGCGTGCTCCACAAGAGGCAGGGGCCGCCGCTGAGCATGCACAGCAAGATCGTCCAGCGGCTCAAGGTCATGGCGGGTCTCGACGTCACGCAGACGCGCCGGCCGCAGGATGGTAAATTCCGTTTCGTGCATGGCGAGCGGCGCGTGGATGTTCGACTCAGCGTTATGCCGACCGTGACCGGCGAAAACGCGGTCATTCGCATCCTCAACGCCGGCAGCACGATTCTCACCTTCGCCGAACTGGGCATCGACCCGACCACCGCCGGGCAACTCGAGCAGATCCTCGCTCAGCCGCACGGCATGCTCCTGGTCACCGGTCCGACGGGCAGCGGCAAGACGACCACGCTCTACAGCGCCATTTCCCGAATCAACACGCTGCAGCTCAACATCATCACCATCGAAGACCCGGTTGAAATTCGCGTGCCGCTCGTGCGCCAGGTGCAGGTGAATCCGGAGATCGGACTGACGTTTGCCTCCACGCTGCGATCGGTGTTGCGGCAGGATCCCGATGTCGTTCTCGTGGGCGAAATACGCGACGAAGAGACGGCGGCAATCGCGCTGCAGGCGTCGCTCACCGGGCATCTCGTGCTTTCGACGCTGCACACGAATGACGCCGCCGGCGCTATAGCGCGCCTGACGGATTTCGGCCTGCCGCCGTTTGTGATCAACTCGGCCGTGTCGGGCGTCCTGGCCCAGCGGCTGGTGCGACGTGTCTGCGAACAGTGCGCGGCGCCTGACGACCCGGCGCCGTTTCACGTTGCGCAATTCGATCTGCATGATGTGCGGGGTCTGCGGAGGGGACAAGGCTGCCCGCGCTGCCTGCAGAGCGGCTATCAGGGCCGCATCGGGCTGTATGAACTGATCCGATTCAGCGCGCCGCTGCAGGAAGCAGTCGCCGGCGGGTCCTCCACCGACGAGATCCGTCGCGTCGCCATGCGCGAGGGCGCGCGGCTCATGTGGCAGGATGGGCTCGACAAGGCCCGCATGGGGCTGACGACCATTGATGAAGTCGCTCGGATGGTGATGGTCGATCAGACGGCCTACGCCGGCGCCGCTGCGCCGCGGAGGATGTCGGCATGA
- a CDS encoding GspH/FimT family protein, with product MPLTGTNLGRSGLRVGGFTLMELLAVLVLLAIISAVVVPTLSNVGATRQAAAASRLLRDVQLARQRAVARGVRTWVVIDADAQQYALFIEDAAAPGRANRQPIIDEATGKPFVVALNQGEWRGASVAAVDIAGRSEVGFDSRGRPLGADEALLASDGTITLSGGHTVRITARTGLVQRIQ from the coding sequence ATGCCCCTGACGGGAACGAACCTGGGCCGATCCGGCTTGCGGGTCGGCGGCTTCACGCTGATGGAACTGCTCGCCGTGCTCGTGCTGCTGGCGATCATCAGCGCCGTGGTTGTTCCGACGCTGAGCAACGTTGGGGCGACGCGGCAGGCGGCTGCGGCGTCGCGCCTGCTGCGCGATGTGCAACTGGCCCGCCAGCGCGCTGTGGCGCGCGGCGTGCGCACGTGGGTGGTCATCGACGCCGATGCACAGCAGTACGCACTGTTCATCGAGGATGCCGCGGCGCCCGGCCGCGCCAACCGCCAGCCCATCATCGACGAGGCGACGGGCAAGCCCTTCGTGGTCGCTCTGAACCAGGGCGAGTGGCGCGGCGCTTCGGTGGCCGCCGTTGACATCGCCGGCCGGTCGGAAGTGGGATTCGACAGCCGGGGGCGGCCGCTCGGAGCGGATGAAGCGCTGCTTGCCTCCGACGGCACCATCACGCTCTCGGGCGGTCACACCGTCCGCATCACGGCGCGCACCGGGCTGGTGCAGCGCATCCAGTAA
- a CDS encoding right-handed parallel beta-helix repeat-containing protein, with product MRCVIILATVLLCGALSAAVHADGRTFYVRQGGSDRNSGLDPDAALRSIQRAVSLCTRSGDSVIVGPGVYYEQVRIGSGAGAAAASGTAESPNALVADLHGSETGDEAGAVVIEGDGVRECGIRLTDRDDWLISGFTFRGQSQRGVLISQASGVSVEACMFHALREAGVEATDCDELIIAGNLFLRDAQSGSSIVVRAESRAKPKRADERHHDKEDDVEREAHRENDARGRDNARDGYDRDDDDRHDPRPEPPDRGHKWGHHKRRRSDPGETVIVEANRFTITGADYLASGFAASKQGSRHRHGEKHVGIDVHVVGEGAVAHVLNNVGSDCSTGIDLRVEGEGCSGVVANNTLAGCWLGIRASARRGEMLVSDNVVVYSRFALAAPPRGSSMEISGLLTFEVAGNLLQGGSEASILGHVADADPMFAAAAAGDFRLQRGSPAIDAGRGAAGVLSDLNASMRPLDGDGDGDAQPDLGACEYDPDQDGVRRLHLVQWREIERLQP from the coding sequence ATGCGCTGCGTGATCATTCTGGCAACGGTCCTCCTGTGCGGCGCGCTGTCAGCGGCGGTGCATGCCGACGGTCGCACGTTTTACGTGCGGCAGGGCGGCAGCGATCGCAACAGCGGGCTCGATCCTGATGCCGCGCTGCGGTCAATTCAGCGCGCCGTGTCGCTGTGCACGCGTTCGGGCGACTCGGTCATCGTCGGTCCGGGCGTCTACTACGAGCAGGTGCGCATCGGCAGCGGCGCCGGGGCGGCGGCGGCAAGCGGCACGGCCGAATCCCCCAACGCTCTTGTGGCTGATTTACATGGCAGTGAGACCGGCGACGAGGCCGGCGCCGTAGTCATTGAAGGCGATGGTGTGCGCGAATGCGGCATCCGCCTCACCGATCGAGACGACTGGCTCATCAGTGGCTTCACGTTCCGCGGCCAGTCACAGCGGGGCGTGTTGATCTCCCAGGCAAGCGGCGTGAGTGTTGAGGCCTGCATGTTTCATGCGCTGCGTGAAGCCGGCGTAGAAGCGACCGACTGCGATGAACTCATCATTGCCGGTAATCTGTTCCTTCGCGATGCTCAGTCCGGTTCGAGCATCGTGGTCAGAGCCGAGAGCCGCGCAAAGCCAAAGCGGGCCGACGAGCGCCATCACGATAAGGAAGACGATGTCGAGCGCGAAGCGCATCGTGAGAACGATGCTCGCGGCCGAGACAATGCGCGAGACGGATACGACCGAGACGATGACGACCGCCACGACCCTCGCCCCGAACCGCCTGACCGCGGCCACAAGTGGGGACACCACAAGCGCCGCCGCTCGGATCCTGGCGAGACCGTCATCGTCGAAGCCAACCGCTTCACCATCACTGGAGCGGACTATCTTGCATCGGGCTTCGCTGCGTCGAAGCAGGGATCGCGCCATCGCCACGGAGAGAAGCATGTCGGCATCGACGTTCATGTCGTCGGTGAGGGAGCGGTCGCTCACGTTCTCAACAACGTCGGCAGCGATTGCTCAACGGGAATTGACTTGCGCGTCGAAGGCGAGGGCTGTTCGGGCGTGGTTGCCAACAACACGCTCGCGGGCTGCTGGCTGGGCATCAGAGCCTCAGCCAGGCGGGGCGAGATGCTCGTCAGCGACAACGTCGTCGTGTACAGCCGGTTCGCTCTGGCAGCGCCGCCGCGCGGCTCAAGCATGGAAATCTCCGGCCTGCTGACATTTGAGGTCGCCGGGAACCTGCTGCAGGGCGGGAGCGAGGCGTCGATTCTCGGACACGTGGCTGACGCCGATCCGATGTTTGCGGCGGCTGCGGCGGGCGACTTTCGTCTTCAGCGCGGCTCGCCGGCCATCGACGCCGGCCGGGGCGCTGCTGGCGTGCTGAGCGATCTGAACGCAAGCATGCGGCCGCTGGATGGAGACGGCGACGGCGACGCACAGCCGGACCTCGGAGCGTGCGAGTACGACCCTGACCAGGACGGTGTGCGGCGCCTCCACCTGGTCCAGTGGCGGGAAATCGAGCGGTTGCAGCCGTGA
- a CDS encoding type II secretion system protein — translation MRRRGFSLVEVIAVIVILGLVGSAASSLILTAVASFTDTSVRLALHSEASVALDRIVREIREIDAAPEDNQPNADIRSAGATKLQWADSKSLRLVGGTLLLNTDGTNEDALCTGVSDFAFDFRDDSNRSLLLGGRVADDDLARIQRIAVRLSLTRQGMTESLQTRVFIRAAMTGDSQ, via the coding sequence ATGAGGCGCCGCGGGTTCAGTCTGGTCGAGGTCATCGCGGTGATCGTGATTCTCGGACTGGTCGGCAGCGCTGCGTCGTCGCTTATTCTCACGGCCGTGGCGTCGTTTACGGACACAAGCGTGCGGCTGGCGCTGCACAGTGAGGCGAGCGTGGCGCTCGATCGAATCGTCCGCGAGATCCGTGAGATCGATGCCGCACCCGAGGACAATCAACCGAACGCGGACATCCGCAGCGCCGGCGCGACCAAACTGCAGTGGGCCGATTCGAAATCGCTGCGGCTCGTCGGCGGGACACTCTTACTCAACACCGACGGCACGAATGAAGATGCTCTGTGCACGGGAGTATCTGATTTCGCCTTCGACTTCCGGGACGACTCGAACCGCTCGCTGCTTCTCGGCGGGCGCGTTGCCGATGATGATCTCGCCAGAATCCAGCGCATCGCGGTGCGGCTCAGCCTCACCAGGCAGGGCATGACCGAGTCGCTGCAGACTCGCGTGTTCATTCGCGCTGCGATGACGGGAGACTCGCAGTGA
- a CDS encoding TatD family hydrolase: MIDTHCHLTFPQYAGRVEAVLQAAAHRGVVGAITVSTTTANAADCLALARRFASVWCSAGVHPLHSDEPADWPTMLAAARDERCVAFGELGLDKHYDHPPLDVQRRILAEQLDVIGSSGLDLPIIVHCREAFDELLPTFRASGLAGSRFVFHCFTGGPDEARAVLDFGAMISYTGIVTFKNAGAIQQAAKITPGDRLMIETDAPFLTPEPHRKIYPNEPQYAADTARFVAELRGQSWEDFHAAINANTARFFRIPPEACA; the protein is encoded by the coding sequence ATGATCGACACCCACTGCCACCTTACGTTCCCGCAATACGCCGGGCGGGTCGAAGCGGTTTTACAGGCAGCCGCGCACCGAGGCGTGGTTGGCGCCATCACCGTCTCGACCACGACCGCCAACGCGGCCGATTGCCTCGCCCTGGCTCGGCGCTTCGCAAGCGTCTGGTGTTCGGCCGGCGTGCATCCGCTCCACAGCGATGAGCCGGCGGACTGGCCCACCATGCTCGCCGCAGCCCGGGATGAGCGGTGCGTCGCATTCGGCGAACTCGGCCTCGACAAACACTACGACCATCCGCCGCTCGACGTCCAGCGCCGCATCCTTGCTGAACAACTCGATGTGATCGGATCGAGCGGCCTGGACCTGCCGATCATCGTGCACTGCCGCGAAGCGTTTGACGAACTGCTGCCGACGTTTCGCGCCAGCGGCCTCGCCGGCAGTCGCTTCGTCTTCCACTGCTTCACCGGCGGGCCCGACGAGGCGCGCGCAGTGCTCGACTTTGGCGCGATGATCAGTTACACCGGCATCGTCACATTCAAGAACGCCGGAGCGATCCAGCAGGCCGCGAAGATCACGCCTGGCGACCGCCTCATGATCGAAACCGATGCTCCGTTCCTCACGCCCGAGCCGCATCGCAAGATCTACCCCAACGAGCCGCAGTACGCTGCGGACACGGCCCGGTTCGTGGCTGAATTGCGCGGCCAGTCATGGGAGGATTTTCACGCCGCGATCAACGCGAACACGGCCCGATTTTTTCGCATTCCGCCCGAAGCGTGCGCCTGA
- the gndA gene encoding NADP-dependent phosphogluconate dehydrogenase — protein MGSEKADIGLIGLGTMGQNLVLNMADHGFHVAVYNRTTEVMDEFVGVHGDTPGGLTGCRTLGEFVAALKPPRIAVLLVPAGKPVDSVTEQLIGAGVGKDDLIVDAGNSLWTDTIRRERDYADRLKFFGSGVSGGSEGARFGPSLMAGGDAKSWQRLKPIWEAIAAKVDPKTGRPLEGASPGRPVKGGEACAAYIGPDGAGHYVKMVHNGIEYADMQLICEAYWLLSTLLDMSPPEIGDVFAKWNRGDLDSYLIEITADILHQSDPQKNDAWFVDSVLDTAGQKGTGKWTSVNALDMGVPAATITEAVFARIISSLKDERVGAAKKIKAPAPLSRRAIGSRQMLVDAVRQALYCSKICAYAQGFQLMRQAQLEYRWSLDFATIARIWRGGCIIRARFLQRIASAYEEDANLPNLLLDRTFRRQINAGQGAWRKVVALAATGGVPCPAFMSALAYYDSYRSRRLPANLLQAQRDYFGAHSYERVDQPRGQFFHLDWSNPDRPQQRV, from the coding sequence ATGGGCAGCGAAAAGGCGGACATCGGACTCATCGGCCTGGGCACCATGGGCCAGAACCTCGTGCTCAACATGGCCGACCACGGCTTTCACGTCGCCGTCTACAACCGCACCACCGAAGTGATGGATGAGTTCGTGGGCGTGCACGGCGACACGCCCGGCGGGCTCACCGGTTGCCGCACACTGGGCGAGTTCGTCGCGGCCCTCAAGCCGCCGCGCATCGCTGTGCTGCTCGTCCCGGCGGGCAAGCCGGTTGACTCGGTCACCGAGCAGCTGATCGGCGCCGGAGTGGGCAAGGACGACCTGATCGTCGATGCCGGCAACTCGCTCTGGACCGACACGATCCGGCGCGAACGCGACTACGCCGACCGGCTCAAGTTCTTCGGCTCGGGTGTCAGCGGCGGCTCGGAAGGCGCGCGCTTCGGCCCGTCGCTCATGGCCGGCGGAGACGCGAAATCCTGGCAGCGCCTCAAGCCCATCTGGGAGGCTATCGCCGCGAAGGTTGATCCGAAGACCGGCCGGCCGCTCGAAGGTGCATCGCCGGGCAGGCCGGTCAAGGGCGGCGAGGCGTGCGCGGCGTACATCGGCCCCGACGGCGCCGGCCACTACGTCAAGATGGTCCACAACGGCATCGAGTACGCCGACATGCAACTGATCTGCGAAGCGTACTGGCTGCTGAGCACGCTGCTGGACATGTCGCCGCCCGAGATCGGCGATGTGTTCGCGAAGTGGAATCGGGGCGACCTCGACAGTTATCTCATTGAGATCACGGCCGATATCCTGCACCAGAGCGACCCGCAGAAGAATGATGCATGGTTCGTCGATTCCGTCCTCGATACCGCCGGCCAGAAAGGTACGGGCAAGTGGACGAGCGTGAACGCGCTCGACATGGGCGTACCGGCCGCGACGATCACTGAGGCCGTGTTTGCGCGGATCATCAGTTCTCTCAAAGACGAGCGCGTCGGCGCCGCCAAGAAGATCAAAGCTCCGGCGCCGCTGAGCCGCCGCGCCATCGGCTCGCGGCAGATGCTCGTGGATGCCGTGCGCCAGGCGCTGTACTGCTCGAAGATCTGCGCGTACGCGCAGGGGTTTCAGTTGATGCGGCAGGCGCAGTTGGAGTATCGCTGGAGCCTGGACTTTGCAACGATCGCGCGCATCTGGCGGGGCGGCTGCATCATCCGCGCCCGATTCCTCCAGCGCATTGCCTCGGCGTACGAGGAAGACGCGAACCTGCCCAATCTCCTCCTCGACCGGACGTTTCGGCGGCAGATCAATGCTGGCCAGGGGGCCTGGCGCAAAGTCGTCGCGTTGGCGGCGACGGGCGGAGTGCCGTGCCCGGCGTTCATGTCGGCGCTGGCGTACTACGACTCCTACCGCTCCAGGCGGCTGCCGGCCAATCTGCTCCAGGCCCAGCGGGACTACTTCGGCGCCCACAGCTACGAACGCGTTGATCAGCCGCGCGGCCAGTTCTTTCATCTCGACTGGTCAAATCCGGACCGGCCGCAGCAGCGGGTGTAG
- a CDS encoding type II secretion system protein: MELNWQSEVENMDSNRIGRTTRRAFTLIELIAVIVVLAILSGVALPRFFDYSAKAKESACRGALGGVRSAIASFYSNSAVNGTPVYPTIAQLRTAGTVMQEAIPENPYNNDSRILAATWDASNPPVSGNRGWCYDEATGKFWANTDTLGENTW; encoded by the coding sequence ATGGAACTGAACTGGCAATCGGAGGTTGAGAACATGGACTCGAACCGGATCGGACGCACAACTCGCCGCGCCTTCACCTTGATCGAACTCATCGCCGTCATCGTGGTGCTGGCGATCCTGTCGGGCGTGGCGCTGCCGAGGTTCTTTGATTACTCGGCCAAGGCGAAGGAATCCGCCTGCCGCGGCGCCCTCGGCGGCGTGCGCAGCGCCATCGCCAGTTTTTACAGCAACTCGGCCGTGAACGGCACGCCGGTCTATCCCACCATCGCGCAGTTGCGCACGGCCGGCACGGTGATGCAGGAAGCCATCCCCGAGAACCCGTACAACAACGACAGCCGCATCCTCGCCGCCACGTGGGACGCGAGCAATCCGCCTGTTTCCGGGAACCGCGGCTGGTGTTACGACGAAGCGACTGGTAAGTTCTGGGCCAACACCGACACGTTGGGCGAGAACACCTGGTAA
- a CDS encoding type II secretion system F family protein has protein sequence MTAGTYEYKALDPRGQARSGVMAASTWDEAYRRVVSTGLTPVSVREQRRRGRRGARRITLRDVSQFTYQFSVLIEARIPIADGLRSIAREESNAALAMMIEDIAAGIASGSTVTAAMSGYRHVLGDVYVETISAAEKSGNLVRILAHLAEMLDREVETRASLRSALMYPVCVLTALVAAMTFLMIFVVPRFVAMFESRGIDLPLPTRIVIGISDSATSYWWIIAGGIVAAVAIVRRISGTAHGSLFLDRCVHRLPIVRSALQSAALARFAHVFGLSISSGLPLMDCLEMGGRAAGRPLLLLDARRLATQVSQGGRLAEVLQDCPYISGFARRLISAGEQSAELPNMCRIIARHYDREVSYITRNMATLIEPVVVVALAAMVLGLALAIFLPMWNSMALLG, from the coding sequence ATGACCGCGGGCACATACGAGTACAAGGCGCTGGATCCGCGCGGCCAGGCGCGCTCGGGCGTGATGGCCGCCAGCACGTGGGACGAGGCCTATCGGCGGGTCGTCTCGACCGGTCTGACGCCGGTCTCGGTGCGCGAGCAGCGGCGGCGCGGCCGCCGAGGCGCGCGGCGAATCACGCTGCGCGACGTGAGCCAGTTCACCTACCAGTTCTCCGTGCTCATCGAGGCGCGCATCCCGATCGCCGACGGCCTGCGGTCGATCGCGCGCGAAGAGTCCAACGCGGCGCTGGCGATGATGATCGAAGACATTGCCGCTGGCATTGCCTCAGGCAGCACTGTCACGGCGGCAATGAGCGGCTATCGCCACGTCCTGGGCGACGTGTACGTAGAGACCATCAGCGCGGCGGAAAAGAGCGGCAACCTTGTGCGCATCCTCGCCCACCTCGCAGAGATGCTCGACCGGGAAGTGGAGACCCGCGCCAGCCTGCGCTCGGCGCTGATGTACCCGGTGTGCGTCCTGACGGCGCTGGTCGCGGCGATGACGTTCCTGATGATTTTCGTCGTACCGCGGTTTGTGGCGATGTTTGAATCGCGAGGCATCGATCTGCCGCTGCCGACGCGGATCGTTATCGGCATCAGCGATTCGGCTACGTCATACTGGTGGATCATTGCCGGTGGAATCGTCGCCGCAGTTGCCATTGTCCGCCGCATCTCCGGCACGGCTCATGGCAGCCTGTTTCTGGACCGATGCGTGCACCGGCTGCCGATCGTGCGCAGCGCGCTGCAGTCGGCGGCGCTGGCGCGGTTTGCCCACGTCTTCGGCCTTTCGATTTCCAGCGGCCTGCCGTTGATGGACTGCCTGGAGATGGGCGGCCGCGCCGCGGGCCGGCCGCTGCTGCTGCTCGACGCGCGGCGCCTGGCCACGCAGGTTTCGCAGGGAGGAAGGCTCGCTGAAGTGTTACAGGACTGCCCGTATATCTCTGGTTTCGCGCGGCGGCTCATCTCCGCCGGAGAGCAGTCCGCCGAACTGCCCAACATGTGCCGCATCATCGCGCGGCACTATGACCGGGAGGTTTCGTACATCACGCGCAACATGGCCACGCTCATCGAACCGGTGGTCGTCGTCGCGCTGGCTGCGATGGTGCTTGGACTGGCGCTGGCCATCTTCCTGCCGATGTGGAACTCGATGGCGCTTCTTGGATGA